A window of Methanococcoides sp. AM1 contains these coding sequences:
- a CDS encoding PKD domain-containing protein: SDFSANVTEGIAPLSIAFTDLSTNATSWSWDIDADGTEDYSSQNLVHTYDTAGLYTVNLTVSNINGTASEVKTNYINVTSVPILPVS; encoded by the coding sequence TCTGATTTCAGTGCTAATGTAACTGAAGGTATTGCTCCCCTGAGTATTGCGTTCACGGATCTCTCAACCAATGCAACGTCATGGTCCTGGGATATTGATGCTGACGGTACTGAGGATTACTCAAGTCAGAATCTCGTTCATACGTATGATACAGCTGGTTTGTATACTGTCAATCTTACTGTCAGTAATATCAATGGCACTGCTTCCGAAGTCAAGACGAATTATATCAATGTGACATCAGTTCCTATACTTCCGGTTTCTGA